A portion of the Solea senegalensis isolate Sse05_10M linkage group LG17, IFAPA_SoseM_1, whole genome shotgun sequence genome contains these proteins:
- the LOC122783787 gene encoding protein EFR3 homolog B isoform X2 produces the protein MPLPAPDVPASQRLALDCRTLLDHRVGKGVCGCCGALRPRYKRLVDNIFPEDPEDGLVKANMEKLTFYALSAPEKLDRIGAYLSERLSRDVARHRYGYVCIAMEALDQLLMACHCQSINLFVESFLKMVRKLLESDKPSLQILGTNSFVKFANIEEDTPSYHRSYDFFVSRFSEMCHSSFEDPDIRTKIRMAGIKGLQGVVRKTVNDELQANIWDPQHMDKIVPSLLFNLQSGERTESRSPSPLQASEKEKESPVELTERCFRELLGRAAYGNIKNAITPVLMHLDNHSLWEGKTFAVRCFKIIMYSIQSQHSHLVIQQLLGHLDANSKSSATVRAGIVEVLLEAAAIAASGSVGPTVLEVFNTLLRQLRLSVDYELTGSYDGSTNIGTKIIKAHEERQLQEAVIRTIGSFANTLPTYQRSEVMLFIMGKIPVPGVHLALPSTGSGPEGTRMIQIMLLKSLVQVTAGFQTTNMLTALPSSFLEPLLSLSLTEDPEVRLLVLQILLSLIDRHDNRPKFFNISISDISALKLKVDKCSRQDNLFMKKHGQQLYRHIYLGCKEQNSGRQHYEFLFALLGLLSVELANEEVVVDLIRLTLALQDLALSTDEALPVYNRCAIHALAAAYLNLICQLTTVPAFCQHIHEVIEVRQKESPYLLPEDVFIDNPKLPPSLEKVEGDVLFLQSKITEVLGGSGYNTERLATPYVPQYTDEDRLSKRKSIGETISLQVEVESRNSPEKEERTPAEEITFETLKNAIVDSVGMEEQERERRRQVVEKFQKAPFEEIAAHCGARATQLQSKLNQIFEITIRPPPSPSGTITSGYGQTQSRSVPIYEMKFPDLCVY, from the exons GATGGGCTGGTGAAAGCCAACATGGAGAAGTTGACATTCTATGCCCTGTCAGCTCCAGAGAAGCTCGACCGTATCGGAGCTTACCTGTCTGAGAGATTGTCAAGGGATGTGGCCCGACACCGATACGG GTATGTATGCATAGCCATGGAGGCCTTGGATCAGCTGCTGATGGCCTGCCACTGTCAGAGCATCAACCTGTTTGTGGAGAGTTTCCTTAAGATGGTGCGGAAGCTGCTCGAGTCAGACAAACCCAGCCTACAGATCCTAGGAACCAACTCA TTCGTGAAGTTTGCGAACATAGAAGAGGACACCCCATCGTACCACCGCAGTTACGACTTCTTTGTGTCACGCTTCAGTGAGATGTGCCACTCTAGCTTCGAGGACCCTGACATCCGTACAAA GATCCGCATGGCAGGTATCAAGGGTCTGCAGGGTGTGGTGAGGAAGACTGTGAATGATGAGTTACAGGCAAACATCTGGGACCCTCAGCACATGGACAAGATCGTCCCCTCTCTGCTTTTCAACCTCCAGAGTGGAGAGCGTACAGAGAG CCGCTCCCCCTCGCCGCTGCAGGCgtcagagaaagagaaggaaagcCCGGTGGAACTGACAGAGCGCTGCTTCAGGGAGCTTCTGGGACGAGCTGCCTATGGCAACATCAAGAATGCTATCACACCCGTGCTAAT GCACTTAGATAACCACTCTCTATGGGAGGGGAAGACCTTTGCAGTGCGTTGCTTCAAAATCATCATGTACTCCATCCAG TCTCAGCACTCCCACCTGGTCATCCAGCAGCTTCTCGGTCACCTGGATGCTAACAGCAAGAGCTCGGCCACAGTGCGAGCTGGCATAGTAGAAGTTTTGCTGGAGGCAGCTGCCATTGCAGCCAGTGGCTCTGTTG gccCCACAGTTTTAGAAGTGTTCAACACTCTGCTGCGGCAGCTCCGTCTCAGTGTTGACTACGAGTTGACCGGCTCTTACGACGGCAGCACGAACATCGGCACCAAGATCATCAAAGCTCACGAGGAGAGGCAGCTGCAGGAGGCTGTCATCAGGACCATTG gtTCATTTGCAAACACTCTGCCAACATACCAGCGGTCAGAGGTCATGCTCTTCATTATGGGCAAGATCCCTGTCCCTGGTGTTCACCTAGCGCTGCCATCCACTGGCTCAGG GCCTGAGGGCACCCGGATGATTCAGATCATGTTACTTAAATCCTTGGTCCAG GTTACAGCGGGATTCCAGACCACCAACATGCTGACAGCACTGCCAAGCTCCTTCCTGGAGCCACTgctgtccctctctctcaccgAGGATCCAGAGGTTCGACTGCTGGTGCTACAGATCCTTCTCAGTCTCATTGACCGGCATGACAACAGGCCAAAGTTCTTCAACATTAG catCTCGGACATCTCGGCACTCAAGCTCAAAGTGGACAAGTGTTCCAGACAAGACAACTTATTCATGAAAAAG CACGGTCAGCAGCTGTACCGACACATTTACCTGGGCTGCAAGGAGCAGAACAGTGGTCGCCAGCACTACGAGTTCCTTTTTGCTCTTTTGGGCCTTCTGAGTGTGGAGCTGGCTAATGAAGAGGTGGTGGTGGACCTCATTCGTCTCACATTGGCATTGCAG GACCTGGCACTTTCGACCGACGAGGCTCTGCCCGTTTATAACCGCTGCGCTATTCACGCCCTCGCCGCTGCCTACCTCAACCTCATCTGCCAGCTCACCACCGTTCCAGCCTTCTGCCAGCACATACACGAG GTAATTGAagtcagacagaaagaaagccCCTACCTTTTGCCTGAGGATGTCTTCATTGACAACCCCAA GCTGCCTCCCTCCCTGGAGAAGGTAGAAGGGGATGTTTTGTTCCTTCAGTCGAAGATTACTGAGGTGCTTGGAGGCAGTGGTtacaacacagagagactggCTACACCTTACGTCCCACAGTACACAG ATGAGGACCGTCTGTCAAAGAGAAAGAGCATCGGAGAAACAATCTCACTCCAAGTGGAGGTGGAGTCCAGAAACAGTCCAGAGAAGGAAGAG AGGACACCGGCAGAGGAGATCACATTTGAGACCTTAAAAAATGCCATAG tGGACAGTGTGGggatggaggagcaggagagggagCGGAGAAGACAAGTGGTGGAGAAGTTTCAGAAAGCCCCCTTTGAGGAAATAGCTGCCCATTGTGGTGCCAGG GCCACTCAGTTGCAGAGTAAACTAAATCAGATCTTTGAAATTACAATCAG ACCCCCACCCAGTCCATCTGGAACCATCACGTCAGGTTACGGCCAAACCCAGAGTCGATCCGTGCCCATCTATGAGATGAAATTTCCcgacctgtgtgtgtattaa
- the LOC122783787 gene encoding protein EFR3 homolog B isoform X3, giving the protein MTGVCGCCGALRPRYKRLVDNIFPEDPEDGLVKANMEKLTFYALSAPEKLDRIGAYLSERLSRDVARHRYGYVCIAMEALDQLLMACHCQSINLFVESFLKMVRKLLESDKPSLQILGTNSFVKFANIEEDTPSYHRSYDFFVSRFSEMCHSSFEDPDIRTKIRMAGIKGLQGVVRKTVNDELQANIWDPQHMDKIVPSLLFNLQSGERTESRSPSPLQASEKEKESPVELTERCFRELLGRAAYGNIKNAITPVLMHLDNHSLWEGKTFAVRCFKIIMYSIQSQHSHLVIQQLLGHLDANSKSSATVRAGIVEVLLEAAAIAASGSVGPTVLEVFNTLLRQLRLSVDYELTGSYDGSTNIGTKIIKAHEERQLQEAVIRTIGSFANTLPTYQRSEVMLFIMGKIPVPGVHLALPSTGSGPEGTRMIQIMLLKSLVQVTAGFQTTNMLTALPSSFLEPLLSLSLTEDPEVRLLVLQILLSLIDRHDNRPKFFNISSISDISALKLKVDKCSRQDNLFMKKHGQQLYRHIYLGCKEQNSGRQHYEFLFALLGLLSVELANEEVVVDLIRLTLALQDLALSTDEALPVYNRCAIHALAAAYLNLICQLTTVPAFCQHIHEVIEVRQKESPYLLPEDVFIDNPKLPPSLEKVEGDVLFLQSKITEVLGGSGYNTERLATPYVPQYTDEDRLSKRKSIGETISLQVEVESRNSPEKEERTPAEEITFETLKNAIVDSVGMEEQERERRRQVVEKFQKAPFEEIAAHCGARATQLQSKLNQIFEITIRPPPSPSGTITSGYGQTQSRSVPIYEMKFPDLCVY; this is encoded by the exons GATGGGCTGGTGAAAGCCAACATGGAGAAGTTGACATTCTATGCCCTGTCAGCTCCAGAGAAGCTCGACCGTATCGGAGCTTACCTGTCTGAGAGATTGTCAAGGGATGTGGCCCGACACCGATACGG GTATGTATGCATAGCCATGGAGGCCTTGGATCAGCTGCTGATGGCCTGCCACTGTCAGAGCATCAACCTGTTTGTGGAGAGTTTCCTTAAGATGGTGCGGAAGCTGCTCGAGTCAGACAAACCCAGCCTACAGATCCTAGGAACCAACTCA TTCGTGAAGTTTGCGAACATAGAAGAGGACACCCCATCGTACCACCGCAGTTACGACTTCTTTGTGTCACGCTTCAGTGAGATGTGCCACTCTAGCTTCGAGGACCCTGACATCCGTACAAA GATCCGCATGGCAGGTATCAAGGGTCTGCAGGGTGTGGTGAGGAAGACTGTGAATGATGAGTTACAGGCAAACATCTGGGACCCTCAGCACATGGACAAGATCGTCCCCTCTCTGCTTTTCAACCTCCAGAGTGGAGAGCGTACAGAGAG CCGCTCCCCCTCGCCGCTGCAGGCgtcagagaaagagaaggaaagcCCGGTGGAACTGACAGAGCGCTGCTTCAGGGAGCTTCTGGGACGAGCTGCCTATGGCAACATCAAGAATGCTATCACACCCGTGCTAAT GCACTTAGATAACCACTCTCTATGGGAGGGGAAGACCTTTGCAGTGCGTTGCTTCAAAATCATCATGTACTCCATCCAG TCTCAGCACTCCCACCTGGTCATCCAGCAGCTTCTCGGTCACCTGGATGCTAACAGCAAGAGCTCGGCCACAGTGCGAGCTGGCATAGTAGAAGTTTTGCTGGAGGCAGCTGCCATTGCAGCCAGTGGCTCTGTTG gccCCACAGTTTTAGAAGTGTTCAACACTCTGCTGCGGCAGCTCCGTCTCAGTGTTGACTACGAGTTGACCGGCTCTTACGACGGCAGCACGAACATCGGCACCAAGATCATCAAAGCTCACGAGGAGAGGCAGCTGCAGGAGGCTGTCATCAGGACCATTG gtTCATTTGCAAACACTCTGCCAACATACCAGCGGTCAGAGGTCATGCTCTTCATTATGGGCAAGATCCCTGTCCCTGGTGTTCACCTAGCGCTGCCATCCACTGGCTCAGG GCCTGAGGGCACCCGGATGATTCAGATCATGTTACTTAAATCCTTGGTCCAG GTTACAGCGGGATTCCAGACCACCAACATGCTGACAGCACTGCCAAGCTCCTTCCTGGAGCCACTgctgtccctctctctcaccgAGGATCCAGAGGTTCGACTGCTGGTGCTACAGATCCTTCTCAGTCTCATTGACCGGCATGACAACAGGCCAAAGTTCTTCAACATTAG cagcatCTCGGACATCTCGGCACTCAAGCTCAAAGTGGACAAGTGTTCCAGACAAGACAACTTATTCATGAAAAAG CACGGTCAGCAGCTGTACCGACACATTTACCTGGGCTGCAAGGAGCAGAACAGTGGTCGCCAGCACTACGAGTTCCTTTTTGCTCTTTTGGGCCTTCTGAGTGTGGAGCTGGCTAATGAAGAGGTGGTGGTGGACCTCATTCGTCTCACATTGGCATTGCAG GACCTGGCACTTTCGACCGACGAGGCTCTGCCCGTTTATAACCGCTGCGCTATTCACGCCCTCGCCGCTGCCTACCTCAACCTCATCTGCCAGCTCACCACCGTTCCAGCCTTCTGCCAGCACATACACGAG GTAATTGAagtcagacagaaagaaagccCCTACCTTTTGCCTGAGGATGTCTTCATTGACAACCCCAA GCTGCCTCCCTCCCTGGAGAAGGTAGAAGGGGATGTTTTGTTCCTTCAGTCGAAGATTACTGAGGTGCTTGGAGGCAGTGGTtacaacacagagagactggCTACACCTTACGTCCCACAGTACACAG ATGAGGACCGTCTGTCAAAGAGAAAGAGCATCGGAGAAACAATCTCACTCCAAGTGGAGGTGGAGTCCAGAAACAGTCCAGAGAAGGAAGAG AGGACACCGGCAGAGGAGATCACATTTGAGACCTTAAAAAATGCCATAG tGGACAGTGTGGggatggaggagcaggagagggagCGGAGAAGACAAGTGGTGGAGAAGTTTCAGAAAGCCCCCTTTGAGGAAATAGCTGCCCATTGTGGTGCCAGG GCCACTCAGTTGCAGAGTAAACTAAATCAGATCTTTGAAATTACAATCAG ACCCCCACCCAGTCCATCTGGAACCATCACGTCAGGTTACGGCCAAACCCAGAGTCGATCCGTGCCCATCTATGAGATGAAATTTCCcgacctgtgtgtgtattaa
- the LOC122783787 gene encoding protein EFR3 homolog B isoform X1, which yields MPLPAPDVPASQRLALDCRTLLDHRVGKGVCGCCGALRPRYKRLVDNIFPEDPEDGLVKANMEKLTFYALSAPEKLDRIGAYLSERLSRDVARHRYGYVCIAMEALDQLLMACHCQSINLFVESFLKMVRKLLESDKPSLQILGTNSFVKFANIEEDTPSYHRSYDFFVSRFSEMCHSSFEDPDIRTKIRMAGIKGLQGVVRKTVNDELQANIWDPQHMDKIVPSLLFNLQSGERTESRSPSPLQASEKEKESPVELTERCFRELLGRAAYGNIKNAITPVLMHLDNHSLWEGKTFAVRCFKIIMYSIQSQHSHLVIQQLLGHLDANSKSSATVRAGIVEVLLEAAAIAASGSVGPTVLEVFNTLLRQLRLSVDYELTGSYDGSTNIGTKIIKAHEERQLQEAVIRTIGSFANTLPTYQRSEVMLFIMGKIPVPGVHLALPSTGSGPEGTRMIQIMLLKSLVQVTAGFQTTNMLTALPSSFLEPLLSLSLTEDPEVRLLVLQILLSLIDRHDNRPKFFNISSISDISALKLKVDKCSRQDNLFMKKHGQQLYRHIYLGCKEQNSGRQHYEFLFALLGLLSVELANEEVVVDLIRLTLALQDLALSTDEALPVYNRCAIHALAAAYLNLICQLTTVPAFCQHIHEVIEVRQKESPYLLPEDVFIDNPKLPPSLEKVEGDVLFLQSKITEVLGGSGYNTERLATPYVPQYTDEDRLSKRKSIGETISLQVEVESRNSPEKEERTPAEEITFETLKNAIVDSVGMEEQERERRRQVVEKFQKAPFEEIAAHCGARATQLQSKLNQIFEITIRPPPSPSGTITSGYGQTQSRSVPIYEMKFPDLCVY from the exons GATGGGCTGGTGAAAGCCAACATGGAGAAGTTGACATTCTATGCCCTGTCAGCTCCAGAGAAGCTCGACCGTATCGGAGCTTACCTGTCTGAGAGATTGTCAAGGGATGTGGCCCGACACCGATACGG GTATGTATGCATAGCCATGGAGGCCTTGGATCAGCTGCTGATGGCCTGCCACTGTCAGAGCATCAACCTGTTTGTGGAGAGTTTCCTTAAGATGGTGCGGAAGCTGCTCGAGTCAGACAAACCCAGCCTACAGATCCTAGGAACCAACTCA TTCGTGAAGTTTGCGAACATAGAAGAGGACACCCCATCGTACCACCGCAGTTACGACTTCTTTGTGTCACGCTTCAGTGAGATGTGCCACTCTAGCTTCGAGGACCCTGACATCCGTACAAA GATCCGCATGGCAGGTATCAAGGGTCTGCAGGGTGTGGTGAGGAAGACTGTGAATGATGAGTTACAGGCAAACATCTGGGACCCTCAGCACATGGACAAGATCGTCCCCTCTCTGCTTTTCAACCTCCAGAGTGGAGAGCGTACAGAGAG CCGCTCCCCCTCGCCGCTGCAGGCgtcagagaaagagaaggaaagcCCGGTGGAACTGACAGAGCGCTGCTTCAGGGAGCTTCTGGGACGAGCTGCCTATGGCAACATCAAGAATGCTATCACACCCGTGCTAAT GCACTTAGATAACCACTCTCTATGGGAGGGGAAGACCTTTGCAGTGCGTTGCTTCAAAATCATCATGTACTCCATCCAG TCTCAGCACTCCCACCTGGTCATCCAGCAGCTTCTCGGTCACCTGGATGCTAACAGCAAGAGCTCGGCCACAGTGCGAGCTGGCATAGTAGAAGTTTTGCTGGAGGCAGCTGCCATTGCAGCCAGTGGCTCTGTTG gccCCACAGTTTTAGAAGTGTTCAACACTCTGCTGCGGCAGCTCCGTCTCAGTGTTGACTACGAGTTGACCGGCTCTTACGACGGCAGCACGAACATCGGCACCAAGATCATCAAAGCTCACGAGGAGAGGCAGCTGCAGGAGGCTGTCATCAGGACCATTG gtTCATTTGCAAACACTCTGCCAACATACCAGCGGTCAGAGGTCATGCTCTTCATTATGGGCAAGATCCCTGTCCCTGGTGTTCACCTAGCGCTGCCATCCACTGGCTCAGG GCCTGAGGGCACCCGGATGATTCAGATCATGTTACTTAAATCCTTGGTCCAG GTTACAGCGGGATTCCAGACCACCAACATGCTGACAGCACTGCCAAGCTCCTTCCTGGAGCCACTgctgtccctctctctcaccgAGGATCCAGAGGTTCGACTGCTGGTGCTACAGATCCTTCTCAGTCTCATTGACCGGCATGACAACAGGCCAAAGTTCTTCAACATTAG cagcatCTCGGACATCTCGGCACTCAAGCTCAAAGTGGACAAGTGTTCCAGACAAGACAACTTATTCATGAAAAAG CACGGTCAGCAGCTGTACCGACACATTTACCTGGGCTGCAAGGAGCAGAACAGTGGTCGCCAGCACTACGAGTTCCTTTTTGCTCTTTTGGGCCTTCTGAGTGTGGAGCTGGCTAATGAAGAGGTGGTGGTGGACCTCATTCGTCTCACATTGGCATTGCAG GACCTGGCACTTTCGACCGACGAGGCTCTGCCCGTTTATAACCGCTGCGCTATTCACGCCCTCGCCGCTGCCTACCTCAACCTCATCTGCCAGCTCACCACCGTTCCAGCCTTCTGCCAGCACATACACGAG GTAATTGAagtcagacagaaagaaagccCCTACCTTTTGCCTGAGGATGTCTTCATTGACAACCCCAA GCTGCCTCCCTCCCTGGAGAAGGTAGAAGGGGATGTTTTGTTCCTTCAGTCGAAGATTACTGAGGTGCTTGGAGGCAGTGGTtacaacacagagagactggCTACACCTTACGTCCCACAGTACACAG ATGAGGACCGTCTGTCAAAGAGAAAGAGCATCGGAGAAACAATCTCACTCCAAGTGGAGGTGGAGTCCAGAAACAGTCCAGAGAAGGAAGAG AGGACACCGGCAGAGGAGATCACATTTGAGACCTTAAAAAATGCCATAG tGGACAGTGTGGggatggaggagcaggagagggagCGGAGAAGACAAGTGGTGGAGAAGTTTCAGAAAGCCCCCTTTGAGGAAATAGCTGCCCATTGTGGTGCCAGG GCCACTCAGTTGCAGAGTAAACTAAATCAGATCTTTGAAATTACAATCAG ACCCCCACCCAGTCCATCTGGAACCATCACGTCAGGTTACGGCCAAACCCAGAGTCGATCCGTGCCCATCTATGAGATGAAATTTCCcgacctgtgtgtgtattaa
- the LOC122783787 gene encoding protein EFR3 homolog B isoform X4, giving the protein MYGVCGCCGALRPRYKRLVDNIFPEDPEDGLVKANMEKLTFYALSAPEKLDRIGAYLSERLSRDVARHRYGYVCIAMEALDQLLMACHCQSINLFVESFLKMVRKLLESDKPSLQILGTNSFVKFANIEEDTPSYHRSYDFFVSRFSEMCHSSFEDPDIRTKIRMAGIKGLQGVVRKTVNDELQANIWDPQHMDKIVPSLLFNLQSGERTESRSPSPLQASEKEKESPVELTERCFRELLGRAAYGNIKNAITPVLMHLDNHSLWEGKTFAVRCFKIIMYSIQSQHSHLVIQQLLGHLDANSKSSATVRAGIVEVLLEAAAIAASGSVGPTVLEVFNTLLRQLRLSVDYELTGSYDGSTNIGTKIIKAHEERQLQEAVIRTIGSFANTLPTYQRSEVMLFIMGKIPVPGVHLALPSTGSGPEGTRMIQIMLLKSLVQVTAGFQTTNMLTALPSSFLEPLLSLSLTEDPEVRLLVLQILLSLIDRHDNRPKFFNISSISDISALKLKVDKCSRQDNLFMKKHGQQLYRHIYLGCKEQNSGRQHYEFLFALLGLLSVELANEEVVVDLIRLTLALQDLALSTDEALPVYNRCAIHALAAAYLNLICQLTTVPAFCQHIHEVIEVRQKESPYLLPEDVFIDNPKLPPSLEKVEGDVLFLQSKITEVLGGSGYNTERLATPYVPQYTDEDRLSKRKSIGETISLQVEVESRNSPEKEERTPAEEITFETLKNAIVDSVGMEEQERERRRQVVEKFQKAPFEEIAAHCGARATQLQSKLNQIFEITIRPPPSPSGTITSGYGQTQSRSVPIYEMKFPDLCVY; this is encoded by the exons GATGGGCTGGTGAAAGCCAACATGGAGAAGTTGACATTCTATGCCCTGTCAGCTCCAGAGAAGCTCGACCGTATCGGAGCTTACCTGTCTGAGAGATTGTCAAGGGATGTGGCCCGACACCGATACGG GTATGTATGCATAGCCATGGAGGCCTTGGATCAGCTGCTGATGGCCTGCCACTGTCAGAGCATCAACCTGTTTGTGGAGAGTTTCCTTAAGATGGTGCGGAAGCTGCTCGAGTCAGACAAACCCAGCCTACAGATCCTAGGAACCAACTCA TTCGTGAAGTTTGCGAACATAGAAGAGGACACCCCATCGTACCACCGCAGTTACGACTTCTTTGTGTCACGCTTCAGTGAGATGTGCCACTCTAGCTTCGAGGACCCTGACATCCGTACAAA GATCCGCATGGCAGGTATCAAGGGTCTGCAGGGTGTGGTGAGGAAGACTGTGAATGATGAGTTACAGGCAAACATCTGGGACCCTCAGCACATGGACAAGATCGTCCCCTCTCTGCTTTTCAACCTCCAGAGTGGAGAGCGTACAGAGAG CCGCTCCCCCTCGCCGCTGCAGGCgtcagagaaagagaaggaaagcCCGGTGGAACTGACAGAGCGCTGCTTCAGGGAGCTTCTGGGACGAGCTGCCTATGGCAACATCAAGAATGCTATCACACCCGTGCTAAT GCACTTAGATAACCACTCTCTATGGGAGGGGAAGACCTTTGCAGTGCGTTGCTTCAAAATCATCATGTACTCCATCCAG TCTCAGCACTCCCACCTGGTCATCCAGCAGCTTCTCGGTCACCTGGATGCTAACAGCAAGAGCTCGGCCACAGTGCGAGCTGGCATAGTAGAAGTTTTGCTGGAGGCAGCTGCCATTGCAGCCAGTGGCTCTGTTG gccCCACAGTTTTAGAAGTGTTCAACACTCTGCTGCGGCAGCTCCGTCTCAGTGTTGACTACGAGTTGACCGGCTCTTACGACGGCAGCACGAACATCGGCACCAAGATCATCAAAGCTCACGAGGAGAGGCAGCTGCAGGAGGCTGTCATCAGGACCATTG gtTCATTTGCAAACACTCTGCCAACATACCAGCGGTCAGAGGTCATGCTCTTCATTATGGGCAAGATCCCTGTCCCTGGTGTTCACCTAGCGCTGCCATCCACTGGCTCAGG GCCTGAGGGCACCCGGATGATTCAGATCATGTTACTTAAATCCTTGGTCCAG GTTACAGCGGGATTCCAGACCACCAACATGCTGACAGCACTGCCAAGCTCCTTCCTGGAGCCACTgctgtccctctctctcaccgAGGATCCAGAGGTTCGACTGCTGGTGCTACAGATCCTTCTCAGTCTCATTGACCGGCATGACAACAGGCCAAAGTTCTTCAACATTAG cagcatCTCGGACATCTCGGCACTCAAGCTCAAAGTGGACAAGTGTTCCAGACAAGACAACTTATTCATGAAAAAG CACGGTCAGCAGCTGTACCGACACATTTACCTGGGCTGCAAGGAGCAGAACAGTGGTCGCCAGCACTACGAGTTCCTTTTTGCTCTTTTGGGCCTTCTGAGTGTGGAGCTGGCTAATGAAGAGGTGGTGGTGGACCTCATTCGTCTCACATTGGCATTGCAG GACCTGGCACTTTCGACCGACGAGGCTCTGCCCGTTTATAACCGCTGCGCTATTCACGCCCTCGCCGCTGCCTACCTCAACCTCATCTGCCAGCTCACCACCGTTCCAGCCTTCTGCCAGCACATACACGAG GTAATTGAagtcagacagaaagaaagccCCTACCTTTTGCCTGAGGATGTCTTCATTGACAACCCCAA GCTGCCTCCCTCCCTGGAGAAGGTAGAAGGGGATGTTTTGTTCCTTCAGTCGAAGATTACTGAGGTGCTTGGAGGCAGTGGTtacaacacagagagactggCTACACCTTACGTCCCACAGTACACAG ATGAGGACCGTCTGTCAAAGAGAAAGAGCATCGGAGAAACAATCTCACTCCAAGTGGAGGTGGAGTCCAGAAACAGTCCAGAGAAGGAAGAG AGGACACCGGCAGAGGAGATCACATTTGAGACCTTAAAAAATGCCATAG tGGACAGTGTGGggatggaggagcaggagagggagCGGAGAAGACAAGTGGTGGAGAAGTTTCAGAAAGCCCCCTTTGAGGAAATAGCTGCCCATTGTGGTGCCAGG GCCACTCAGTTGCAGAGTAAACTAAATCAGATCTTTGAAATTACAATCAG ACCCCCACCCAGTCCATCTGGAACCATCACGTCAGGTTACGGCCAAACCCAGAGTCGATCCGTGCCCATCTATGAGATGAAATTTCCcgacctgtgtgtgtattaa